Within Micromonospora parathelypteridis, the genomic segment CAGGAAGGTCACCTCGATCGAACCGGACGCCATCACGAAGAAGTTCGACCAGGTGGTGCAGGCCAGGATGCTGACCAGCAGTGGCTGTCGGCGGATGAAAGCGAGCCCGTCGGTCAGCTCTACCCGCAGCGGCACGCGAGGTGCCGGCTCCCGGTGTACCGGGGCCTCCCGGATCAGGATCAGCGTCAGCGCGCTGACCAGGAAGGCGAACCCGTTGGTCAGGAACGTGCGGGCGGCGCCGACCAGCCCGATCAACGCGCCGCTGATCGTCGGGCCGACCAGTTCGGCGGCGTCCTGGCTGATGGTGAGCTTGGCGTTGCCGTCCACCAGCAGGTCCGCCGGCACCAGCCGGGGCAGCAGGCTCTTGTACGCCACGGTGAACAGCACGGTGAGCACGCCACCGAGCCCGACCACCGCGTACAGGAAGGGCAGGGTGAGGTGGCCGACCAGGGCGGCCACCGGCAGGGACAGCATGAGCGCGGCCCGACCCAGGTCACACGCGATCATCAGCCGCCGCTGGTCGAGCCGGTCGGCGACGATGCCCGCCGGCAGCGAGAAGAGCAGGTACGGCAGCCAGGCCAGGACGGTCAACAGGGAGATCTGGAACACGCTGGCGTGCAGGGTGTCCGCGGCGAGCAGCGGCACCGCCACGCCGGCGATCCGAGTGCCCAGCTCGCTGACCGTCTGACCGCCCCAGAGCAGCAGGAAGTTCCGGGCGCGCCACAGCGACCGGGCCGTCCCCACCTCGACCACCGGGGACTGCCCCACCTGCTGACTCACTGTCGGTGCCTGTCTGTGCGGGTCCGCGCCGCCGGCCGGCGGCTCGCGGACTGTACCGGCGGGCCGCCCGACCCGGCACGGCAATTCCGCCGGCCCCGGCTGCGCCGCCCAGCCCCCGCACCGGGCCGGGCCACCACCACCGGCCGGCTCGGACCAGGGCATCGGTACGGTCGTCGGGCCGGCCGGCGTTCGGGTGGCGAAACGGAGGCCCGACTCGTGACCATCGCCCTCATCACCCTCGGCGGCACGATCGCGATGGGCGGCGTCGACGCCGGCCGTCCCGGGGTGGTGGCACGGCTCACCGGCGCGGACCTCACCGCGGCAGTGCCGGGCCTGGCCGAGCTTGGCGTACCCGTGGACGTCCGGGACCCGCACGCGGTGCCCAGCGCCAACCTCACCGGTCGCCTCCTGCTCGACGTGGTCGGCCAGGCGTCCCAGGCGGTGGCCGACGGCGCGACCGGTGTCGTGATCACCCAGGGCACCGACACGTTGGAGGAGACGGCGTTCCTGGCCGACCTGCTCTGGCCGCACGCCGCCCCGCTGGTCTTCACCGGCGCGATGCGCAACCCCACGCTGGCCGGCGCCGACGGACCGGCGAACCTGCTCGCGGCCCTCCGGGTGGCCGCCGCGCCGCACGCTCGTGACCTGGGCGTGCTCGTCGCCGTCAACGACGAGCTGCACGCCGCCCGCTGGCTGCGCAAGACGCACAGCACCAGCACCGCCACCTTCGCCTCGCCCAACACCGGCCCGCTCGGCCAGGTGATCGAGGGGGAGGTTCGGGTGCTGACCCGGCCGCCGCGGCACGAGCCGCTGCCGCCGGTCGACCCGGACCGGCTCGACGCGACCCGGGTTGCCCTGTACGTGGTGACGATGGACGACGACGGGCTGCTGCTGAACGGCCTGGCCGACACTCACCACGCTGTGGTGGTGGCGGGCTTCGGGGTGGGACACGTGCCCTCCGCGCTGGCGCCGGTGCTCGGGGACCTCGCCGAGCGGATTCCGGTCGTCCTCACCTCCCGCTCGGGGGCCGGGTCGGTGCTGCGGCACACGTACGGGGCGGTCGGCTCGGAGACCGACCTGCAACGACGCGGGCTGCTCAATGGTGGGTTGCTCGACCCGTACAAGGCGCGGGTGCTGCTGCGGCTGCTGCTCGCCGGCGACGCCGGTCGGGACGAGGTGACCGCCGCGCTCGCTCGGCACGGTTGAGCCGCTGCCATGGGCCGTCCCTAGACTGCTGCGGGTGACCGGAGAGCGACGACCCCTGGCCGATCGGCCGCTCACCGAGCCGCACCCGTCCCGGCTGTCGCCCGAGCACCCCGACCGGGTCAGGGTCCTCGCCGCACATGCCGCCGCGCTGGCCGCCGGGGAGGCCGGCTACCTGGACCCGACGAGTGGGCTGTTCGTGCTCAGCGCCGGTTTCCTGGCCCGGCGCGGCACGTGCTGCGGGCGCGGCTGCCGGCACTGCCCGTACGTGGATGATCCACCGTCCGGCTAGGCGTCGGCGGGCCGGCGAAACGAGGACTTCCGCCCGACACCGACACCCCGTACGGTGTCCGACGGACATCCGGCGGGCGCCTTCCGCCGTCGGTCGGCGAGAGGGTGGAACGTGCGCGGGCGGATCGTGGTCGTCGGGCTGGCAGGGCTGCTGGTGAGCGGCTGCGCCGCCGAGGCCGAGCCGGTGGCGGTACCGCCACCGGCGCCGATCGCGGTGGAGGTGGTGGCGGCCTCCTCGGGCGGCGCGTGCCGGTTGCTGGACTTCACGGTGATCGAGCAGTTGGTCAAGGTGCGCTTCGACGTGGCGGCGGCCAGCGAACAGGGCGATACGCACACCTGCGTGATCCGCACCGGGGGCGCGGCGCTGCCGGAGCTGACGCTGAGTGTGTCCGAGACCACGATCGACAAGACCACCTTCGCCGCGGACGTGGTGCCCGACAAGGCAGCGAAGGTCACCGGGCTGGGCCAGCAGGCGTACCGGCGGACCACCGCCGCGGCGAGCGGGCACGGGCCGGTCGCCGAGGTGGGGTGGCTGGCGACCGACGGGCGGCTGGCCGCGTTGAGCTGGACCGGTGCGCGTGGCAGTGAGCGCGCGGCGGCGGAGAAGTTGACCGGCGACCTGGCGGCCCTGGCCAAAAAGGTGGACACCCGGGCGCTGTGACGCCCGGGTGTCCGATTGTTCAGTTGGCGGGGTGTTTGGCTGGCGGCGCCGTCAGTTGGCGGCGACGAAGACCCGCGAGGCGACCTCGCGGGGCAGTCGCACCCGGTCGCCGGACCGGTCGATCGACACCCCGTCGCGTTCCTGCGCCACGGTCACCGTGGCACCCGGGTCGACACCGGCGGCGTGCAGTTGGCGCAGCACGTCGGCGTCCTTCTGCACGCTCTCGCAGATCCGGCGCACCACGACCGGCCCGGAGAGCCCGGGGAAGGCCAGGTTGCGCTCGCCCTCAGCGACATCGGTGGTCTCGGCGGCCGGCGAACCCAGCTCCTGCAGCCCGGGGATCGGGTTGCCGTACGGGGAGCGGGTCGGGCGGTTGAGCAGGTCGTAGACCCGCTTCTCCACGGCGTCGCTCATCACATGCTCCCAGCGGCAGGCCTCCTCGTGGGCCTCCTCGTAGGGCATGCCGATGACGTTGACCAGCAACAGCTCGGCGAGGCGGTGCTTGCGCATCACCGACACGGCGCTGCCCCGACCCTGCTCGGTGAGTGTCAGGTGCCGGTCGCCCTCGACGGTGAGCAGGCCGTCGCGCTCCATCCGGGCGACGGTCTGGCTCACGGTGGGACCGCTCTGCTGCAGCCGTTCGGCGATCCGGGCACGCAGCGGCGGCACCCCCTCCTCTTCCAATTCAAGGATGGTGCGCAGGTACATTTCGGTCGTGTCGACCAGGTCGTGAGACTTCATAACGTCAGCGGCCCTCCGGTGCACGATGGTACCTCGGCAAACAGCCAGCGACCGCCGCCGAACCGCGTGCCGTCAAAGCGAATGGTGTTGGATGGTCGCCATGTCCGGTACCCAGGAGCCGCTGGTCGAGGTCGATCGGCTCGCCGCCGAGCTCGACCACGCCGATCCGCCCACCCTGCTCGACGTCCGCTGGCGGCTCATCGGCCCGCCCGGCCGCGACGACTACCTCGCCGGCCACCTGCCCGGCGCGGTCTTCATCGACCTGGACACCGCGCTCTGCGGGCCGCCGGGCGCCGGCGGTCGGCATCCGCTGCCCGACCCGGCCGCGCTGCAGGCCGCGCTGCGAGCAGCCGGCGTCCGCGCCGGTCACCCCGTGGTCGTGTACGACGGCGGCGACGGCCTGGCCGCCGCGCGGGCCTGGTGGACGCTGCGCTGGGCGGGGCACCGCCCGGTGCGCCTGCTGCACGGTGGCTACCCGGCCTGGGTCGCCTCCGGCCTGCCCGTCTCCACCGACGCGCCCGCCCCGACCCCCGGCGACGTCGTGGTGCGTCCCGGCGGTCTCCCGGTGCTCGACGCGGGGCAGGCCGCCGCGCTGGCCGCCGCGGACGACTCCGTGCTGCTCGACGTCCGGGCGGCGCCCCGCTACCGGGGCGAGGTGGAGCCGATCGACCCGGTCGCCGGACACGTCCCGGGAGCGGCGAACCTACCTGCCGGGGCTTACGTCGGCCCGGACGGGCGCTTCCTGGCCGATGTGCTGCGCGAGCGGTTCGCCGCGGCCGGGGTGACCGAGGCGGGGGCCGTCGGGGCGTACTGCGGCTCCGGGGTGACCGCCGCGCAGGCGGTGCTCGCGCTGCACCTGGCCGGCCGCACGGACGCGGCTCTCTACGTTGGATCGTGGAGCAACTGGGTGGCCGACCCGACCCGACCGGTTGCCTCCGGGCCGACATCCGGCCGCTGACCAGCGCGTGCGGTGGGTCGGCGACGGTCCTCGTGCGACGATGGGCTCATGTCCGACGACACGATGGTGGTGTGGGACGAGTCGCTGCTCGCCTACGACATGGGTGACCATCCGCTCGACCCCGTCCGGGTGGAGTTGACCGTCGCGCTGGCCCGCGAGCTGGGCATCCTGGATCGGCCAGGGGTGCGGATGGTCAAGCCGGAGCCCGCCGACGACGCCCTGCTTACCCGGGTGCACGACCCGGCCTACGTGGCCGCGGTGCGCGCCGCGCCGCGCGATCCGCTCTTCGCCGGGTACGGGCTGGGCACGTCCGACAACCCGGTCTTCGAGGGGATGCACGAGTCCAGCGCGCTGATCGCCGGCGCGACGGTGGCTGCCGCCGAGGCGGTCTGGCGCGGCGACGTTCGGCGGGCGGTGAACGTGGCCGGCGGCCTGCACCACGCGATGCCAGCGCGAGCCTCCGGCTTCTGTGTCTACAACGATCCCGCGGTGGCCATCGCCCGCCTGCTCGACCTGGGCGCCGAGCGGATCGCGTACGTGGACGTCGACGTGCACCACGGCGACGGCGTGCAGGAGATCTTCTGGGACGACCCCCGGGTGCTCACGGTCAGCCTGCACGAGACCCCACTGGCGCTCTTCCCGGGCACGGGTTTCCCGGACGAGACGGGTGGGCCGGGCGCGCAGGGCACCGCAGTCAACATGCCGCTGCCGCCGGGGGTCGACGACACCGGCTGGCAGCGGGCGTTCCACGCGATCGTGCCGTCGGTGCTGCGCGCGTTCCGGCCGCAGGTGCTGGTCACCCAGTGCGGTGCGGACGGGCACCGCCTGGATCCGCTCGCCGACCTGAACCTGACGGTGGACGGGCAGCGGGCCACCTACCTGGCGATGCGGGCGCTCGCCGACGAGCTGTGCGACGGCCGTTGGGTGGCCACCGGCGGCGGCGGGTACGCGCTGGTCGAGGTGGTGCCCCGGGCCTGGAGTCACCTGCTGGCCGTCGCCACCGGTGACCCGATCGACCCGGCCACGCTCACCCCTGCCGCGTGGCGGGATCTGGTCGCCTCTCGTCGTCTGGGCCGGGAGGTGCCGCTGCGGATGACCGACGACGCGGACCCGTCGTTCGAGCCGTGGCAACCGACCGGCGAGCCGAACGCGGTGGACCGGGCGATCGCGGCGACCCGCAAGACGGTCTTCCCACTGCTGGGGCTCGACCCGCACGATCCGCGGGACTGAGCCGGCGGGGGAGGGCTGCGCCGGTGACGACCGTGGACCAGCCGGTGGACGTGCTGCTCAGCGACGGCAGCACCGTCCAGTTGCGACCGATCGACCCGGCCGACGCGCCGGGCATCGTGGCGATGCACAGCCGGTTCTCCGAGCGCACCCGCTACCTGCGGTACTTCTCACCGTACCCACGCATCCCGGAACGGGACCTGATCCGTTTCGTCACCGTCGACCACCACGACCGGGAGGCGTTCGTGGTGCTGGCCGCCGACCAGATCGTCGCGGTCGGCCGTTACGAGCGGCTCGGCCCGCAGGCTCCGGAGGCCGAGGTGGCCTTCGTGGTGGAAGACGCCTACCAGGGCCGGGGCATCGGCTCGGTGCTGATGGAGCACCTGGCCGACACCGCCCGCCGCAACGACATCATGAGCTTCGTCGCCGAGGTGCTGCCGGCCAACGGGACGATGCTGCGGGTCTTCGCCGACTTCGGCTACCAGGTCCAGCGCGAGTACGCCGACGGCGTGGTGCACCTGAGCTTCCCGATCGCGCCCACCGAGGCCACGCTGGAGGTGCAGCGCGGTCGGGAGCACCGCACCGAGGCCCGCTCGATCGCTCGGCTGCTCGCCCCCCGTGGCATCGTCGTCTACGGTGCCAGCGCCACCGGCCAGGGCGTCGGCGCGGCGGTGCTCGGGCACCTGCGCGACGGCGGTTTCACCGGCGCGGTGGTGCCGGTGCATCCGAGCGCGCCGACCGTGGCGGGCCTGCCCGCGTACCCCTCGGCGGTGGACGCTCAGACGCCGCTGGACCTGGCGGTGGTGGCGGTCCCGCCGGAGGCGGCGACCGCGGTGGTCGCCGACGCCGCCGCCGCGGGCGTGCACGGCCTGGTGGTCATCTCGGCCGGCTTCGCCGAGGCCGGCGCCGAGGGCGCGGCCACGCAACGGTCGCTGGTCCGCGCGGCGCACGCCGCCGGGATGCGGGTGATCGGCCCGAACTGTCTCGGCGTGGCCAACACCGACCCGACGGTACGCCTCAACGCCACCCTCGCCCCGGCTCTGCCGCCGGCCGGCCGGGTCGGCATCTTCAGCCAGTCCGGCGCTTTCGGGGTGGCGCTGCTCGCCGAGGCGGACCGGCGTGGCCTCGGGCTGTCCAGCTTCGTCTCGGCCGGTAACCGGGCCGACGTCTCCGGCAACGACCTTCTGCAGTACTGGCAGGACGACCCCGGCACCGACGTGATCATGTTGTACCTGGAGACCTTCGGCAACCCGCGCAAGTTCGCCCGGCTGGCCCGGCGGATCGGCCGCGCGAAACCGGTCGTCGCGCTCGCCTCGTCGGCCCGGCCGGTCGGCTTGGGTGACTCCGCTGGGCCGGACGAGGTGGCGGTGGCCGCGCTCTTCGCGCAGTCCGGGGTGATCCGGGTGGACACCGTGTCGGAGCTGCTCGACGCGGGGGTGCTGCTGGCCAACCAGCCGCTGCCGGTCGGCGGCCGGGTCGGCGTGGTCGGCAACTCCTCGGCCCTGACCGGCCTGGCCGCCACCGCCTGTGTCGGGCAGGGCCTCACCGTGGCGGACGGCTATCCCCGTGACGTCGGGCCGAGCGCCGGTGCCGCCGAGTTCGCCGCCGCGCTCGCGGAGACGGCCGACGACGAGCGGGTGGACGCCCTGGTGGTGGTCTTCGCCCCGCCGCTGCCCGGTCAGCTAACGGAGGTGGACGCCGACGTGACGGCTGCGCTACCGGCCGCTCTCGCGCTGGGCAAGCCGACCGTGGCGACGTTCCTGGTCGGGCGGCTGCCGCCGGGCGTGCCGGCGTACAGCGGGGTGGAGGAGGCGGTCCGGGCTCTCGCCCGGGTGCACCGGTACGCCGAATGGCTACGCCGCCCGCCCGGAGCCGCGTCCGAGTTGCCCGGCATCGATCGGGTCGCCGCGCAGAACGCCTTCCGCACCGACGCGACCGACCAGGCTGCGCTGCTGGCCGCGTACGGGATCGACGTGGTGGCCTCGGTGCCCGTCGACTCGGTTGGCGCGGCGGTCGACGCGGCGGCGCGGCTGGGCTTTCCGGTGGCGCTCAAGGCGGCCGCCCCCGGGCTGCGGCACCGCCTCGATCTCGGTGCAGTTCGACTCGACCTGCCCGACGAGCCGACCCTCCGTCGCGCGTACGCCGAGCTGGCGGCGACCTTCGGCGCGGACGCGCTGGTCCAGCCGATGGTCCCGCCGGGGGTGGCCTGCGTGGTCGAGTTGGTGGAGGACCCGGCGTTCGGGCCGGTGGTCGGGTTCGGCCTCGGCGGGGTCGCCACCGAGCTGCTCGGCGATCGGGCCTGGCGGGCGGTGCCGCTGACCGACCGGGACGCCGCCGAGTTGGTCGACGAGCCCCGGGCGGCGCCGCTGCTGCGCGGGCACCGGGGTGCCGCGCCGGTCGACCGGGCGGCCCTGGCCGACCTGCTGCTGCGGGTGGGTCAGCTCGCCGACGAGCAGCCCCGGGTGCGGTCGCTGACCCTCAACCCGGTGCTCGCCCGCCCGGACGGCATCTCGGTCCTGCACGCCCAGGTGCGGGTCGGCGGCGTGGTCGCCCGCCCGGACACCGGCCCCCGTCGCTTGTGAGGACGCCCGGTCAGGCGCGACTGGAGATCTGCTGGACGCCCCAGGAGTTGCCGTCCGGGTCGGTGAAGAAGACGAAGCCGACGTTGTCCAGTGGGTGGGGCGTGGGGGTTGGGCTGGCGCCCAGCACCTGAATCTCACTGACCTCCACACCGCGTTCGACCAGCTCTTTGTGGGCCCGCTCCAGGTCGGGCACCACGAGTTGCAGGCCCTTGAGCGAGCCCGGCGGCATGTCAGGAACGGCTCCCTTGCCGATCACGATCGAGCAGCCCGAGCCGGGCGGGGTCAGCTGGATGATGCGGGCCTCGTCGCTGATGACCGTGTCGTGGTCCACAGTGAAGCCGAGCTGGTCGGCGTAGAACGTCTTCGCCCGGTCCAGGTCGGAGACCGGCACGATCACCACTTCCAACGTCCAGTTCATGGTTGCTCTCCTCGTGTCGTCGTTGTCGAGCGCAGCAGGTCGGCGAGCCGCGTGTAGCTCTGCCCGACGCCCCGGGCCATCGGGTAGCGCAGCACGGTGTCCCGCCCCTGGGCGGTGGCGTAGAGCAGGGTGGTGGTGACTGTCGTTCGCCCGGCCACCTCGTAGAACTCGTGGCTGACCAGCGTCTCGCCCGGGTAGGACTGGTCGTCGAAGAGCTCGGTGCAGACCAGCCGGTGCGGTGGCTCGATCTGCCGGTAGACCCCGGCCTGGACCATCCGCGCACCCTCCGGGCCCAGCGACACGAACCGCCACCGTCCGCCGACCCGCAGGTCGACGTCGCATTCCGCCAGCCTCCAGCCGCGCGCGCCGTACCAGCGGACCAGCAGCTCGGGTCGGGTGAATGCGGCGAACACCAGTGGGGCCGGTGCCTCGAAGAGCCGGCTCAGCACGATCTCCCGGTCGCCCGGGGTGTGTACGACGAGCGGGTCGTCGACGCCGGTCACCGGCCCGTTCCGTCCGGTCGGGCACCCCGGCGCTCCGCGTCGGTCTGGTCGACGGCCTGGAGTTCGTCGAGCAGGGCGTCGAGGCGCTGGTAGCTCTCCGCCCAGTAGTCGCGGTAGCCGGCGAGCCAGGCTGTCGCCTCCCGCAGAGGGCGGGCCTCCAACCGGCACGGACGGCGCTGAGCGTCCCGCCCCCGGCTGACCAGACCGGCACGTTCCAGCACCTTGAGGTGCTTGGAGATGGCCGGCTGGCTCATCTGGAAGGGCTGGGCCAGCTCCGTCACGGTCGCCTCTCCGGCCGCCAGCCGGGCGAGGATGGCCCGCCGGGTCGGATCGGCCAGCGCCGCGAAGGTCGCGTCCAACAGCTCCGTGCCCACCGCTCATAACCTCCTGGTTTTATAACCACGTGGTTTCTATCGCGGATCGCTGCCACCGTCAAGCACCTCGACAGCACGGAAGGCCCGGGCGAACCGCCAGGCCTTCCGTGGGAATCGGGTGCGTCAGCAGGCGTACGCCTCCAGGCGCTGTGCCCGCTCCGGGGCGCGCAGCTTCAGCAGCGTCACCTTCTCGATCTGCCGGATCCGCTCGCGCGACAGGCCGAACTCCCGACCGACCTCGTCCAGCGTGCGCTGCCGGCCGTCGTCCAGGCCGAACCGCAGCCGGATGACCGCCTGCTCCCGCTGCGACAGGGTGGCCAGCACGATGCTGACCTCGTTGCGCAGCTCGCCCTGGGCCGCGGCGTCGCCCGGCTCGTTGCGCGGGTCCACCGCGGCCACGAAGTCACCGAGCGCGCTCTCGCCGTCATCGCCGACGGCCTGGTCCAGACTGACCGGCTCCCGGTCGTAGGAGATCAGCTCGATGACCTGGATCTCGGGGATCTCCAGTGCGTGGGCGACCTCGGCGACCGTCGGTTCACGGCCCAGCGTCACCGCCAGCTCGCGGCGGGCCCGGACCATCCGGTTGACCTGCTCGACCATGTGCACCGGGATGCGGATCGTCCGGGCCTGGTCGGCCATCGCTCGGGTGATCGCCTGCCGGATCCACCAGGTGGCGTACGTGGAGAACTTGTAGCCCTTGGCGTAGTCGAACTTCTCCACCGCCCGGATCAGACCGAGGTTGCCCTCCTGGATCAGATCGAGGAACGCCATGCCGCGGCCGGTGTAGCGCTTGGCGATGCTGACGACCAGCCGCAGGTTCGCCTCCAGCAGGTGGTCCTTGGCCGCCCGGCCCTCCGCGACGATCAGCTCCAGATCGGCCCGCAGCTCCTCAGAGACCGGAGTGCAGGTGGCGAGCTTCTCGTCGGCGAACAGGCCGGCCTCGATCCGCCGGGCCAGATCGACCTCCTGGGCGGCGGTGAGCAGCTTCGTCCGGCCGATTCCGTTCAGGTACGCCCGGACCAGGTCGGTGGAGATGCCGCGCTCGTCGGTGGCGTCCAGGTCGGCGAGGACCTCGGTGGCCCCGTCGGTGTCGGTCGTGGTGACCGGGCGCGCCCGGTGTTCCGTCATCTGCAGGACCATCTCTGTCTCTCCCCGTTTCCACGTCTGTGCCGTGTCTCCGGCCCAGCGGTGTCGCTGTGACACACAGCTTGGCGGGCGGGGCGTAAAACGGGAGTGAGGCGATCGGGCACCCGACAGGAATTGGGTCGGATCGCTGGTGCGGTGTGTCAACGCGGTGTGTGGTTGCCCGCCACGGCTACGTTGCGGACGATCGGCCACCTCGGGTCGGCGTGAGCACAAGATGGAGGATGGTGTGGTCTTCAAGCGGCTCATGAAGGCGATGGGGGTCGGCGGCCCGTCGGTGGAGACGGTGCTGGCCAACCCGAACTGCCGCCCGGGCGGCCAACTGGAGGGCCGCATCCAGGTGGTCGGCGGTGACCACCAGGTCGACATCGACCACGTGACCCTCGGCCTGGTCACCCGGGTCGAGGTCGAGAGCGGCGACAACGACTACGACACCACCCAGGAATTCCACCGCCAGCAGATCACCGGCGCGTTCCGGCTGGAGCCTGGGCAGCGCCACGACATCCCGTTCCGCTTCGACGTGCCGTGGGAGACACCGGTCACCGAGCTGTACGGGCAACACCTGCACGGCATGACGATGGGTCTGCGTACCGAGCTGGAGGTTGCCCGCGCCGTCGACAAGGGTGACCTGGACGCGGTGTCGGTGCACCCGCTGCCCGCGCAGGAGCGGCTGCTGGACGCGTTGCTGCGACTGGGCTTCCGCTTCGCCCGCGCCGATGTGGAGCGTGGGCACATCTATGGCGTACGGCAGACGTTGCCGTTCTATCAGGAGATCGAGTTCAGCCCGGCGCCGCAGTACGCCCGGTCGATCAACCAGCTGGAGGTCACCTTCATCGCCGACGCGCAGCAGATGCAGGTGGTGCTGGAGGTCGACAAGCGGGGCGGTGTCTTCAGCGAGGGTCGGGACGCCTTCGGTCGGTTCACGGTGGACCACGCCACGGCCGACCGCACCGACTGGACCGCCGAACTCGACAACTGGCTCCGCCAGTCCCTGACCCGCCGAGGCCTCTTCTCCTAACCCCAGCCCAGCCCTCCCCTTGCTGCGGTTGATCATGAAGTTATTGCCACGACACGCCGAGATGGCGGGCAACAACTTCATGATCACCGAGGGCGGTGGGGGACAGGGTGGGGTGGGGTTGGGGGTTGGGGTTAGAGGTCTAGGAGGATTGTGCGGGGGCCTATGTTGGTGCTTTCCACCAGCATGTGGGCGCGGAAGCGGCCTGTCTCGACTGGCGCGCCGCGTTGGCGCAGGGCATCGACGACCGCCGTCACCAGGGGCTCGGCCACCTCGGCGGGGGCCGCTGCCGTCCAGCTTGGGCGGCGGCCCTTGCGGGCGTCTCCGTAGAGGGTGAACTGGCTCACCACCAGGATCGGCGCGCCGGTGTCGGCGGCGGACCGCTCGTCGTCCAGGATGCGCAGCTCGTGCACCTTGCGGGCCATCGTCTGAGCGGTCTCCGCGGTGTCGGTGTGGGTCACCCCGACCAGCACCAGCAGACCGTCCTCGATCGCACCGACCACCTCGCCGTCCACGGTCACGCTGGCCCGTCCGACGGTCTGCACCACCGCGCGCATCAGCGGATCGCCGGGGTGCTGCTGGCCCCGCCTGCCGCCCGCATCAGGCGGTCACCGGCTCGATGAAGCCGCGCTCGACCAGGTGCGCCACGATCGGACCCGCCGCCTCGGCCATCTCGTCGGGCTCGACGTCGTGGGCCGCCGCGAGCAGGGCGAGCTGGTCGCGCAGCGGCAGCCGACCGTCGGCGCCACCGACCAGCGCCAGCACCAGCGGATCGATCTCCTCGGTCCAGCGCAGGCCGTGCGGCATCGCGAGGACCTGCCGGTCCACCGCCCAACCCTCGTCACCCATGGTGGCCTCCTGCCGCAGCTGGAGGCCCTCGGCGGCCCGGTAGCGCTCGGCGAGCAACGCCTCGGTCTCGCGTACCCGCAG encodes:
- a CDS encoding MFS transporter — encoded protein: MSQQVGQSPVVEVGTARSLWRARNFLLLWGGQTVSELGTRIAGVAVPLLAADTLHASVFQISLLTVLAWLPYLLFSLPAGIVADRLDQRRLMIACDLGRAALMLSLPVAALVGHLTLPFLYAVVGLGGVLTVLFTVAYKSLLPRLVPADLLVDGNAKLTISQDAAELVGPTISGALIGLVGAARTFLTNGFAFLVSALTLILIREAPVHREPAPRVPLRVELTDGLAFIRRQPLLVSILACTTWSNFFVMASGSIEVTFLVRELHANPVQVGLVFSVSAVGGLVVGALAARLSAWLGSARVIWVAMTAPGPFYLLMPLAQPGWGVLLYGAGLAAFSANAVLFNVAAMSYRQRITPPAILGRVNAAFLWICFGVIPLGALTGGALGTALGLRGALWVCVLGTWAACLFVVCSPLRRMRDTPPVSS
- a CDS encoding asparaginase; this translates as MTIALITLGGTIAMGGVDAGRPGVVARLTGADLTAAVPGLAELGVPVDVRDPHAVPSANLTGRLLLDVVGQASQAVADGATGVVITQGTDTLEETAFLADLLWPHAAPLVFTGAMRNPTLAGADGPANLLAALRVAAAPHARDLGVLVAVNDELHAARWLRKTHSTSTATFASPNTGPLGQVIEGEVRVLTRPPRHEPLPPVDPDRLDATRVALYVVTMDDDGLLLNGLADTHHAVVVAGFGVGHVPSALAPVLGDLAERIPVVLTSRSGAGSVLRHTYGAVGSETDLQRRGLLNGGLLDPYKARVLLRLLLAGDAGRDEVTAALARHG
- a CDS encoding DUF5522 domain-containing protein gives rise to the protein MTGERRPLADRPLTEPHPSRLSPEHPDRVRVLAAHAAALAAGEAGYLDPTSGLFVLSAGFLARRGTCCGRGCRHCPYVDDPPSG
- a CDS encoding metal-dependent transcriptional regulator, giving the protein MKSHDLVDTTEMYLRTILELEEEGVPPLRARIAERLQQSGPTVSQTVARMERDGLLTVEGDRHLTLTEQGRGSAVSVMRKHRLAELLLVNVIGMPYEEAHEEACRWEHVMSDAVEKRVYDLLNRPTRSPYGNPIPGLQELGSPAAETTDVAEGERNLAFPGLSGPVVVRRICESVQKDADVLRQLHAAGVDPGATVTVAQERDGVSIDRSGDRVRLPREVASRVFVAAN
- a CDS encoding sulfurtransferase, with the protein product MSGTQEPLVEVDRLAAELDHADPPTLLDVRWRLIGPPGRDDYLAGHLPGAVFIDLDTALCGPPGAGGRHPLPDPAALQAALRAAGVRAGHPVVVYDGGDGLAAARAWWTLRWAGHRPVRLLHGGYPAWVASGLPVSTDAPAPTPGDVVVRPGGLPVLDAGQAAALAAADDSVLLDVRAAPRYRGEVEPIDPVAGHVPGAANLPAGAYVGPDGRFLADVLRERFAAAGVTEAGAVGAYCGSGVTAAQAVLALHLAGRTDAALYVGSWSNWVADPTRPVASGPTSGR
- a CDS encoding acetoin utilization protein AcuC, coding for MSDDTMVVWDESLLAYDMGDHPLDPVRVELTVALARELGILDRPGVRMVKPEPADDALLTRVHDPAYVAAVRAAPRDPLFAGYGLGTSDNPVFEGMHESSALIAGATVAAAEAVWRGDVRRAVNVAGGLHHAMPARASGFCVYNDPAVAIARLLDLGAERIAYVDVDVHHGDGVQEIFWDDPRVLTVSLHETPLALFPGTGFPDETGGPGAQGTAVNMPLPPGVDDTGWQRAFHAIVPSVLRAFRPQVLVTQCGADGHRLDPLADLNLTVDGQRATYLAMRALADELCDGRWVATGGGGYALVEVVPRAWSHLLAVATGDPIDPATLTPAAWRDLVASRRLGREVPLRMTDDADPSFEPWQPTGEPNAVDRAIAATRKTVFPLLGLDPHDPRD
- a CDS encoding bifunctional acetate--CoA ligase family protein/GNAT family N-acetyltransferase — encoded protein: MTTVDQPVDVLLSDGSTVQLRPIDPADAPGIVAMHSRFSERTRYLRYFSPYPRIPERDLIRFVTVDHHDREAFVVLAADQIVAVGRYERLGPQAPEAEVAFVVEDAYQGRGIGSVLMEHLADTARRNDIMSFVAEVLPANGTMLRVFADFGYQVQREYADGVVHLSFPIAPTEATLEVQRGREHRTEARSIARLLAPRGIVVYGASATGQGVGAAVLGHLRDGGFTGAVVPVHPSAPTVAGLPAYPSAVDAQTPLDLAVVAVPPEAATAVVADAAAAGVHGLVVISAGFAEAGAEGAATQRSLVRAAHAAGMRVIGPNCLGVANTDPTVRLNATLAPALPPAGRVGIFSQSGAFGVALLAEADRRGLGLSSFVSAGNRADVSGNDLLQYWQDDPGTDVIMLYLETFGNPRKFARLARRIGRAKPVVALASSARPVGLGDSAGPDEVAVAALFAQSGVIRVDTVSELLDAGVLLANQPLPVGGRVGVVGNSSALTGLAATACVGQGLTVADGYPRDVGPSAGAAEFAAALAETADDERVDALVVVFAPPLPGQLTEVDADVTAALPAALALGKPTVATFLVGRLPPGVPAYSGVEEAVRALARVHRYAEWLRRPPGAASELPGIDRVAAQNAFRTDATDQAALLAAYGIDVVASVPVDSVGAAVDAAARLGFPVALKAAAPGLRHRLDLGAVRLDLPDEPTLRRAYAELAATFGADALVQPMVPPGVACVVELVEDPAFGPVVGFGLGGVATELLGDRAWRAVPLTDRDAAELVDEPRAAPLLRGHRGAAPVDRAALADLLLRVGQLADEQPRVRSLTLNPVLARPDGISVLHAQVRVGGVVARPDTGPRRL
- a CDS encoding VOC family protein, translating into MNWTLEVVIVPVSDLDRAKTFYADQLGFTVDHDTVISDEARIIQLTPPGSGCSIVIGKGAVPDMPPGSLKGLQLVVPDLERAHKELVERGVEVSEIQVLGASPTPTPHPLDNVGFVFFTDPDGNSWGVQQISSRA